A window of the Cicer arietinum cultivar CDC Frontier isolate Library 1 chromosome 6, Cicar.CDCFrontier_v2.0, whole genome shotgun sequence genome harbors these coding sequences:
- the LOC101495805 gene encoding F-box/kelch-repeat protein At3g06240-like: MEKDASVTKEKVRNYICEDLAFYILSKLPLKSLKRFGCVRKSWILLFENHHFMSIFRNNLISYDHSYYDDTSLLLQLTNRDLCSFSGDNFGDNFDDVIIDLPDPFKDEHPSIRVLDSGSITGILCLYTIGDLRYALWNPTTEEFKIIPQLPREFDSPYITEEVIPLGFGFDQVRNDFKLITNVLFCLQYEDIDYPEFSCEYRIYNLKSNSWRKIDKDVGFISSFYTETCQRLYMNGMCHWWVFSHDGRDITSFDLVTEEIITTHIPLEIHPDVNDDFNVAYIPLSLMVLNGSIGFISGPLDNTTFNIYILGEIGATESWTKLFTIGPLSDIRLSIGAGKKGDLFFQKEDGDIVRFNLTTQLIEELDIEGDNYSILIYKKSFQSLI, translated from the coding sequence ATGGAAAAAGATGCGAGTGTGACAAAAGAAAAGGTTAGAAACTACATATGCGAGGATCTTGCATTTTATATTCTATCAAAATTGCCTCTAAAATCTTTGAAGCGGTTTGGATGCGTACGTAAATCATGGATTCTCTTATTTGAAAACCATCATTTCATGAGCATCTTTCGCAACAATTTAATCTCTTATGATCATTCATACTACGATGATACGTCTCTTCTCCTACAGCTTACTAATAGAGATTTGTGTTCATTTTCTGGAGATAATTTTGGAGATAATTTTGACGATGTAATCATAGATCTTCCAGATCCGTTTAAAGATGAGCACCCTTCTATTAGGGTTTTGGATTCTGGTAGCATTACCGGAATCCTTTGTCTCTACACTATTGGTGATCTAAGATATGCATTATGGAATCCAACAACAGAGGAATTCAAGATCATCCCTCAACTCCCTCGTGAGTTTGATTCACCTTATATTACAGAAGAGGTTATTCCACTTGGATTTGGTTTTGACCAAGTTAGAAATGATTTTAAGTTGATTACGAATGTACTATTTTGTCTTCAATATGAAGATATAGATTACCCAGAATTTAGTTGCGAGTACCGAATATATAACCTTAAAAGTAACTCTTGGAGAAAAATTGACAAAGATGTCGGTTTTATATCATCATTTTATACTGAGACTTGTCAACGATTGTACATGAACGGAATGTGTCATTGGTGGGTTTTTTCGCATGATGGAAGAGACATAACATCGTTTGACTTGGTCACCGAGGAGATTATCACAACACATATACCTCTAGAAATACATCCAGATGTGAATGATGATTTTAATGTTGCTTATATACCATTATCCTTAATGGTGTTAAATGGGTCTATTGGTTTCATCTCAGGGCCTTTAGATAACACTACTTTTAACATATACATTTTGGGAGAAATTGGAGCAACAGAATCATGGACTAAACTTTTTACTATTGGGCCATTGTCTGATATTAGACTTTCTATTGGAGCAGGGAAGAAAGgtgatttattttttcagaAAGAAGATGGTGATATAGTTCGGTTTAATTTAACCACCCAATTGATTGAGGAGCTTGACATTGAAGGAGATAATTAtagtatattaatttataaaaaaagttttcaatCATTAATTTGA